TATGCGACATTATGATGCCGGTACTCGATGGCTTTGGTGTACTACATCTCATGCAGCAGCATGAAGAAGTAAAAGATACCCCGTTCATTTTCCTGACAGCAAAAACAGAAAGAGCTGATTTCCGGAAAGGTATGAGCATGGGCGCTGATGATTATATTACCAAACCATTTAGTGGAACAGAACTGTGGGATGCCATAGAAAGCAGGTTAAAAAAAGCCGCTATAAAAAACCAGCAGTTTCCACCAAATCTGCAAGGATTAAACAAACTGATGTATGAAGTAACTGGCAAAGAATCTCTCAAAGCATTGGCAGAAGGAAGAAATATTGATAAATACAAAAAAAAGCAACCAATTTATCTGGAAGGTAATCATCCATCCAGATTATTTTTCGTACAAAAAGGGAAAGTAAAAACCTGTAAAAGTAATGATCTCGGTAAAGAATTGGTGATCGACGTTTTTAGCGAAGGAGACTTCCTTGGCTACACCGCCTTATTGGAGGGTTCTGTTTATAAAGACAGCGCAGTAGCCATAGAAGAAAGTGAAATTGCAGTCATCCCACTAAAAGACTTTGAGGAATTGCTGCATAACAACCATGAGGTTGCATTGCAATTTATCCGGATGTTGGCCAAAAATGTTGCTACCAGGGAGCAACAGCTACTCGGATTAGCTTATAACTCGCTGCGAAAAAAGGTGGCTGAGGCAATATTAAATCTGCACAAAAAATATAATTCTGAGAGTCAGCCTCCGTTTTCAGTAAAAATCAGCAGGGAAAACCTGGCTAATATTGCAGGTACAGCTACAGAGTCGCTTATTCGTACGTTAAGTGACTTCCGTGACGAAAAACTGATAGATATAAAAGAAGGGGTAGTTATTATTCTGGATGAAAAAAAACTGGCTAATATGCTATATTAGATACCCGGAAAGGATTGGTGTAGATACATTTTAAAATCAGCAGACAGTATATCAAAGGTGTCTTTTATAATATCAATCTTTGCCTCCAGCATTCTCCGGAACTCCTTAACACTTTCCGGTTCTAAGGTCGTTTTATCCACCTGTTTCAGCGCCTCTTGCAGCTCCCCCGCTTCATGCCTGAGCAACCCTATCTGTTCATCCATTTTCAGGAACCGGTGTTGAAACACTTCCAGCTGCTCTAAATGGCTCCGTTCAAAATCATTGGAGAGGATGCGTGTCAGTTTAATTTTAAAATAAATTGTTTCATCTTCTAAAACTGCTAATGCATACTTCAAGGATTCATTCTGTGCCAGCCGCCCATCAAAATTATCTTGTACCATTTTACCCTTTAATATTAACTACTCACAAATTATGATCAAACGCTGCTGTAAAATATGATTATGATTAGTGCAATAACTGATCATGATCATGTTTTTTTTATTTATTATGGGCTATAAACAACGGTGCCGATAATCTTTCCATCAGCACATCTGCCATACTTTCACGAAACCAGCGGGAAACCATACTACGCCGGTAAGCTCCCAATACTATAAGTGCGCCCTGGGCTTGTTCCAGCAGATAATTTACAATTTCTTCTTCCGGTACCCCTTCCATTACTTTATATCCTGCATGGGGGAAATGCCTTTTGATAAAATCCATTACCAGCTGCTTATTCGCCAGATGATTCCCCATTGGATTCACTGATAACACCGTAGTTGGCAATTTC
The Chitinophaga sp. MM2321 DNA segment above includes these coding regions:
- a CDS encoding response regulator — its product is MKRILLIEDNEELRENTTDILSIAGYSVITADNGKTGMAMILEHKPDLVICDIMMPVLDGFGVLHLMQQHEEVKDTPFIFLTAKTERADFRKGMSMGADDYITKPFSGTELWDAIESRLKKAAIKNQQFPPNLQGLNKLMYEVTGKESLKALAEGRNIDKYKKKQPIYLEGNHPSRLFFVQKGKVKTCKSNDLGKELVIDVFSEGDFLGYTALLEGSVYKDSAVAIEESEIAVIPLKDFEELLHNNHEVALQFIRMLAKNVATREQQLLGLAYNSLRKKVAEAILNLHKKYNSESQPPFSVKISRENLANIAGTATESLIRTLSDFRDEKLIDIKEGVVIILDEKKLANMLY